The following nucleotide sequence is from Kosmotoga arenicorallina S304.
CGAAGGCCAGACGCGTGTCGGAATACTGATGGCCAGGAAGCTAATTGAGGTCGCAAAAGAAATGAGTTCCTTATAAACCGCAAATGGAGGTGTAGTGATGAAGGTTTACGTTGACAAAGATGCTTGCATCGGTTGTGGAGTTTGTGAAGGAATCTGTGCAGAAGTGTTCAAGATGAATGATGAAGGAAAAGCCGAAGTAATTGTCTCTGAAACAGAGGCCACATGCGCCCAGGACGCAGCTGATTCCTGTCCTGTTCAAGCAATTAAAGTAGAATAGTTTCCGAAATTTTACCTAAATATTCGGGGGTGGTCGTTATGACTACCCCTTTTTATAGTGGAACACAAAAATTCCCCATTTTTATTGAATGTAAAATCTGGTATTATTATTTTAGCTTCAACTTCTTTGCTCTTTACTTTTCCTGTTGCGGTGCTTCAGGGTTACTATTCTTCGGAGGTTACTGTGTCGCATAGGATTATTAGAATACTCGAAAAAAAGCTCTCAAGGAAAACCTGGGACAACTGGTTTACGACTTTAGAGATCAAGGAAATTACGGGGGACAAGGTTATATTTCAGGTGGGGAACCTTTTCGTAAAAGACTGGCTTCAGTCGAGATATGGAAAGGTTATCCATCGTGCTATTCATGA
It contains:
- a CDS encoding ferredoxin, with the translated sequence MKVYVDKDACIGCGVCEGICAEVFKMNDEGKAEVIVSETEATCAQDAADSCPVQAIKVE